Proteins from a single region of Vigna radiata var. radiata cultivar VC1973A unplaced genomic scaffold, Vradiata_ver6 scaffold_108, whole genome shotgun sequence:
- the LOC106754423 gene encoding protein REVEILLE 8 isoform X2, whose amino-acid sequence MNSNTSNSQSMAVAASDGSGKKVRKPYTITKSRESWTEEEHDKFLEALQLFDRDWKKIEDFVGSKTVIQIRSHAQKYFLKVQKNGTVAHVPPPRPKRKAAHPYPQKASKNVLVPLPASIGYTSSTNMLAPGFATWDETSLLMNTGHSKSMTCQDEPNNIRGNEADIGSKGITKITNSSLSGVRNSTRTLQTSEIPKQGKQAPVLHGLPDFAEVYSFIGSVFDPDTNDHVQKLKEMDPINFETVLLLMRNLTVNLSSPDFEPIKALSAYDVNGMAVGVGTGIDVKKQTNDLSCQTA is encoded by the exons ATGAACTCCAACACTTCGAATTCTCAGTCAATGGCGGTGGCGGCGAGTGATGGGTCGGGGAAGAAGGTGAGGAAGCCTTACACCATAACCAAGTCAAGGGAGAGTTGGACCGAGGAAGAGCACGACAAGTTTCTTGAAGCTCTTCAACT ATTTGACAGGGattggaaaaaaattgaagattttgtaGGTTCAAAAACAGTTATTCAG ATTCGAAGCCATGCTCAGAAATATTTCTTGAAAGTTCAAAAGAATGGGACTGTGGCTCATGTGCCTCCTCCCCGTCCTAAGCGAAAAGCTGCTCATCCTTACCCACAAAAAGCATCAAAAAATG TTTTGGTGCCACTACCAGCTTCCATTGGTTATACTTCTTCAACAAACATGCTTGCACCTGGCTTTGCCACATGGGATGAAACCTCCTTGCTGATGAATACAGGACACAGTAAATCCATGACCTGTCAGGATGAACCCAACAATATTCGTGGAAATGAAG CTGATATTGGATCAAAGGGGATAACAAAGATTACCAACAGCAGTCTTAGTGGTGTCAGAAATTCTACTAGAACACTACAGACTTCTGAGATACCAAAGCAAGGGAAACAAGCTCCGGTTCTTCATG GTTTGCCAGATTTTGCTGAAGTTTACAGTTTCATTGGAAGTGTATTTGATCCAGATACAAATGACCATGTCCAAAAGCTGAAGGAAATGGATCCTATAAATTTTGAAACT GTTTTATTGTTAATGAGAAACCTCACTGTCAACTTGTCTAGCCCTGACTTTGAACCCATC AAGGCATTGTCAGCATATGATGTGAATGGCATGGCAGTAGGAGTTGGTACAGGAATTGATGTGAAGAAGCAGACAAATGATCTATCATGTCAAACTGCTTAA
- the LOC106754423 gene encoding protein REVEILLE 8 isoform X1: protein MNSNTSNSQSMAVAASDGSGKKVRKPYTITKSRESWTEEEHDKFLEALQLFDRDWKKIEDFVGSKTVIQIRSHAQKYFLKVQKNGTVAHVPPPRPKRKAAHPYPQKASKNVLVPLPASIGYTSSTNMLAPGFATWDETSLLMNTGHSKSMTCQDEPNNIRGNEADIGSKGITKITNSSLSGVRNSTRTLQTSEIPKQGKQAPVLHGLPDFAEVYSFIGSVFDPDTNDHVQKLKEMDPINFETVLLLMRNLTVNLSSPDFEPIKKALSAYDVNGMAVGVGTGIDVKKQTNDLSCQTA, encoded by the exons ATGAACTCCAACACTTCGAATTCTCAGTCAATGGCGGTGGCGGCGAGTGATGGGTCGGGGAAGAAGGTGAGGAAGCCTTACACCATAACCAAGTCAAGGGAGAGTTGGACCGAGGAAGAGCACGACAAGTTTCTTGAAGCTCTTCAACT ATTTGACAGGGattggaaaaaaattgaagattttgtaGGTTCAAAAACAGTTATTCAG ATTCGAAGCCATGCTCAGAAATATTTCTTGAAAGTTCAAAAGAATGGGACTGTGGCTCATGTGCCTCCTCCCCGTCCTAAGCGAAAAGCTGCTCATCCTTACCCACAAAAAGCATCAAAAAATG TTTTGGTGCCACTACCAGCTTCCATTGGTTATACTTCTTCAACAAACATGCTTGCACCTGGCTTTGCCACATGGGATGAAACCTCCTTGCTGATGAATACAGGACACAGTAAATCCATGACCTGTCAGGATGAACCCAACAATATTCGTGGAAATGAAG CTGATATTGGATCAAAGGGGATAACAAAGATTACCAACAGCAGTCTTAGTGGTGTCAGAAATTCTACTAGAACACTACAGACTTCTGAGATACCAAAGCAAGGGAAACAAGCTCCGGTTCTTCATG GTTTGCCAGATTTTGCTGAAGTTTACAGTTTCATTGGAAGTGTATTTGATCCAGATACAAATGACCATGTCCAAAAGCTGAAGGAAATGGATCCTATAAATTTTGAAACT GTTTTATTGTTAATGAGAAACCTCACTGTCAACTTGTCTAGCCCTGACTTTGAACCCATC AAGAAGGCATTGTCAGCATATGATGTGAATGGCATGGCAGTAGGAGTTGGTACAGGAATTGATGTGAAGAAGCAGACAAATGATCTATCATGTCAAACTGCTTAA
- the LOC106754423 gene encoding protein REVEILLE 8 isoform X3 gives MNSNTSNSQSMAVAASDGSGKKVRKPYTITKSRESWTEEEHDKFLEALQLFDRDWKKIEDFVGSKTVIQIRSHAQKYFLKVQKNGTVAHVPPPRPKRKAAHPYPQKASKNVLVPLPASIGYTSSTNMLAPGFATWDETSLLMNTGHSKSMTCQDEPNNIRGNEADIGSKGITKITNSSLSGVRNSTRTLQTSEIPKQGKQAPVLHGLPDFAEVYSFIGSVFDPDTNDHVQKLKEMDPINFETVLLLMRNLTVNLSSPDFEPI, from the exons ATGAACTCCAACACTTCGAATTCTCAGTCAATGGCGGTGGCGGCGAGTGATGGGTCGGGGAAGAAGGTGAGGAAGCCTTACACCATAACCAAGTCAAGGGAGAGTTGGACCGAGGAAGAGCACGACAAGTTTCTTGAAGCTCTTCAACT ATTTGACAGGGattggaaaaaaattgaagattttgtaGGTTCAAAAACAGTTATTCAG ATTCGAAGCCATGCTCAGAAATATTTCTTGAAAGTTCAAAAGAATGGGACTGTGGCTCATGTGCCTCCTCCCCGTCCTAAGCGAAAAGCTGCTCATCCTTACCCACAAAAAGCATCAAAAAATG TTTTGGTGCCACTACCAGCTTCCATTGGTTATACTTCTTCAACAAACATGCTTGCACCTGGCTTTGCCACATGGGATGAAACCTCCTTGCTGATGAATACAGGACACAGTAAATCCATGACCTGTCAGGATGAACCCAACAATATTCGTGGAAATGAAG CTGATATTGGATCAAAGGGGATAACAAAGATTACCAACAGCAGTCTTAGTGGTGTCAGAAATTCTACTAGAACACTACAGACTTCTGAGATACCAAAGCAAGGGAAACAAGCTCCGGTTCTTCATG GTTTGCCAGATTTTGCTGAAGTTTACAGTTTCATTGGAAGTGTATTTGATCCAGATACAAATGACCATGTCCAAAAGCTGAAGGAAATGGATCCTATAAATTTTGAAACT GTTTTATTGTTAATGAGAAACCTCACTGTCAACTTGTCTAGCCCTGACTTTGAACCCATC TGA